The sequence TTTGACATAAAATGTTACATTCATGAGCTTTATTGACAAAATATCAATAAATAAAAGGTCAgccaaaatgaaaatgaaaataaatgtatatGAATGCTGTAAGTGCAGAAATGAACAAGTCAGCTGTCACTGCAGCTATGTGAGCTTATTATACTCTATTACTGTAAAACCCATTCATACTCAGTGCTGTCTATTACTGTAAAACCCATTCATACTCAGTGCTGTCTATTACTGTAAAACCCATTCATACTCAGTGCTGTCTATTACTGTAAAACCCATTCATACTCAGTGCTGTCTATTACTGTAAAACCCATTCATACTCAGTGCTGTCTATTACTGTAAAACCCATTCATACTCAGTGCTGTCTATTACTGTAAAACCCATTCATACACAGTGCTGTCTATTACTGTAAAACCCATTCATACTCAGTGCTGTCTATTACTGTAAAACCCATTCATACTCAGTGCTGTCTGTTACTGTAAAACCCATTCATACTCAGTGCTGTCTATTACTGTAAAACCCATTCATACTCAGTGCTGTCTATTACTGTAAAACCCATTCATACACAGTGCTGTCTATTACTGTAAAACCCATTCATACTCAGTGCTGTCTATTACTGTAAAACCCATTCATACTCAGTGATATGTTTATTACTGTAAAACCCATTCATACTCAGTGCTGTCTATTACTGTAAAACCCATTCATACTCAGTGCTGTCTATTACTGTAAAACCCATTCATACACAGTGCTGTCTATTACTGTAAAACCCATTCATACACAGTGCTGTCTATTACTGTAAAACCCATTCATACACAGTGCTGTCTATTACTGTAAAACCCATTCATACACAGTGCTGTCTATTACTGTAAAACCCATTCATACACAGTGCTGTCTATTACTGTAAAACCCATTCATACACAGTGCTGTCTATTACTGTAAAACCCATTCATACACAGTGCTGTCTATTACTGTAAAACCCATTCATACACAGTGCTGTCTATTACTGTAAAACCCATTCATACTCAGTGATATGTTTATTACTGTAAAACCCATTCATACTCAGTGCTGTCTGTTACAAATCTAGACATCTACATTCTTTAGCATTGTGTTTAGAAAATCTGCTGCTTCTCCTTCTGCTTCTCCTTctgcttcttcctcttcttcctctccttcttctgcttcttcttctgcttcttcttctgcttcttcctctccttctgctccttcttcctcttcttcctctccttcttctgcttcttctgctccttcttctgcttcttctgcttcttcctctccttcttctgcttcttctgcttcttcctctccttcttctgcttcttctgcttcttcctctccttcttctgcttcttctgcttcttcctcttctgcttcttctgcttcttctgcttcttcctctccttcttctgcttcttctgcttcttcctctccttcttctgcttcttcctcttcttcctctccttcttctgcttcttcctctcctccttcttctgcttcttcctctccttcttcttctgcttcttc is a genomic window of Oncorhynchus kisutch isolate 150728-3 linkage group LG21, Okis_V2, whole genome shotgun sequence containing:
- the LOC116356198 gene encoding cilia- and flagella-associated protein 251-like, with the translated sequence MLEDEEEEEEEDKEEDEGEEEAEEAEEGEEEAEEAEEGEEEAEEAEEEGEEEAEEAEEEGEEEAEEGGEEEAEEGEEEEEEAEEGEEEAEEAEEGEEEAEEAEEAEEEEAEEAEEGEEEAEEAEEGEEEAEEAEEGEEEAEEAEEGAEEAEEGEEEEEEGAEGEEEAEEEAEEEAEEGEEEEEEAEGEAEGEAADFLNTMLKNVDV